Within the Streptomyces sp. R41 genome, the region GCCGATGGTGTAGGACTGCATACGCGCCAAGATAGGCAGGAGATCATTGCAGCTGCAAGCAAATCCGCTCCCGGGGCCCGCGCGCCCACTCGCCGCAAGTCCCCCTTTCCGCAAGGCAGAGTAGGCTGAGGGGACCGAGGGCACGTCGTACGCCGGTGGTCAGGCCGGTCTCGTCCTCGGTTCACGACGACGCCGGGGAGATCCTCGCCCGGGGCGGTTCTGCCCTGGGACGTCACCGGAGCCCGTAGCCCGCGCACCCGAATGAGCCACCGGCACGCCCTTCGAGTCGTGCCCCAGACAGGAGCGCCTTCATGGCCACCGTCGTCGAACCCCTGCCCTCCCTGCCCCTCGCCCGCCTGCGTCTGGCGCCGCACAGCGTCATGCCGCGGCGCATCGACGGCGCCTGGTGGCCCCGTTCGCGCGATCTCCTCACCGAACTCCCGCTGCTGATCGGCGCGTTGCCACGTGCGTGGGGACAGATCACCGCCGTCACCGTGAACACGGCGATGTGGCCGGCGTCGCCCGGGCGCATGCTCGTCGCCAACCATGTCGTACGGCTGCGCAGGGCGGCCGGCGCGCACGGCCGGCACACCATCGGCCTGCTCAGCCAGGGCCGGGGCCGCTGGGACCTGCTGGTCGTACCCCCGGAGGTGGACGCGGCGGACGCCGAGCCGCTGATGGCGGCCGCGGCGGTGGACGCCGGCTGACGGGAGGCGGGGGCCGGGCCGGTCGGACGGCCGTGGCGTGGGATCACCGCAACGGCCTGCGGATCCATACCTCCTGAGCAACCGTCTCCCGGCCGGGACCGGCGCCGGATCCGGCGTCCGAGAAGGCGCGGGGAGCGAGTTCGCCGAGTTGCGACCAGCCCCAGGCATGCAGGGTCTGCGCCGCCGCGTTCTCACGACCGTCGTCGACGGGCCGGTCCACGGCGGCGACGACCAGGTCGGTGGCGAGCCGTGCCAGCAGCCGCTCGCCGAGGCGGGTCGCGATGCCCTCCCGTCGGTGGGCCGGCAGCACCATCAGCTCGGCGAGCAGGAATGTCCTTCCGGAGGCGGTGAGTTCCTCGATCTCCGTCGGCAGGTCGCCCCGGAATCCGGCCCACCACTCGCCCGCGCGATCCGCCCGGAAGCCGTACGCACAGCCGACCAGGCCGGTGGCGTCGGCGACCACCATGTCGAAGCCGGTGCGCTGCACATGCTGCTCGAACCGGCTCAGAAAGCCCTGACGGTCGCGGTATTCGGCACCCGCGGCACCTCGGTACGCCGTGACGTGGACGTCCGCGACGGAGTGCCGCTGCTGCTCGGCCTGCCACCGGGACAGCCTGCGCAAGTACACCTCTGCCATACGGGCCTCCACCGGTCGCGGGACGGACATCCCCGACTCGGCATGGTGACAGCGGGAGCCGACGGGGTAAACGGGCCGCGAGGCCCCGGCGCGTTCTGCCCGTCGCGCGGGTGGTGCGCAGCGCTCCTAACCACGTGACCCGCGGGTGCGGCGGCGTGGGCGGAAGCGGCCGCGGCCTCCGTCGCGGTGGTCGCGGTGGGTGTGCACGGCGGGTGGTGCGAGCGGTGGCGGAGAGGGCTGCGCGCTGTCGCCGTCGGCGGGGGTGCCGGCCCGTCCACCGGACGGGGGCCGGCCGTACGAGCGCAGGGCGATGCGGTCGGCCTGCTGGAGGTTGAGCCGGTGCAGGACGTACGTCGCGATGGCGATCAGAACGAGGAACGCGGAGACGGTCAGGCCTGCGTCCACGGTCGTCACATCCCCACGATCAGGCGGCTGGGCCGCTCGGGAGCGGCCGTGAGGGGAGTGCCGATCGTGTGGATCGAGGAGGCGCCGCCCTCGTACTCCCAGGATTCCTCCGCTTCCTCGGGATCCGGCGTCCGGTCGGCCGCGGAGACGTCGTGCGGCGACTCCGCCTCCGCCGCCATGAGCGCGCTCGCGGTCAGCGGCGGGCCGTCGTATTCGACCGCGGCCTTCATGAGACGGGCGGCCGAGGCGGCCCCGGTACCGGGCGGGATCACCAGCAGGTCCCAGCGGCCGGCGGTGTAGGACAGCAGCAGGATCTTGTGCGGGTCCAGCTCCGTCGTGAACCAGCCGACCTTCACCACGTGCCCCCGGACGGGGATCTGGCGCGGGACGACCGGCCAGTGCGTGGGGTTGACGGCGATGCGGGTGATGCGGCCCCACAGGGGGTCGAGTACATCGATCAGGGCGGGAAGCTCCCGCGCCAGGTCTCGTGAGCGGGGCCACCAGGCGCCGTCCAGCAGCCCGCGCGAGGCACCCGTGGCCTTCAGCGCGAGGCGTGCGGTCGGGGCGTCGGGCCGCTCTTGCCGCGGCGGCGGATCGCGGTGGTCGAAGGTCGAAGACATGATGCCGACCCGTCCCCGGGACGGCCTGTGGACGACCCGGTGTGAATCTCTCACCGAGAACGACCCCGGCATGGCAGCCGGTATGCGAAGTGCCCTCGGTGACTCAAAACTACTCCGCGACGCCCCCGAAAGGACCGCCCGGAGGACGTCGAGTTTCCCGCTCCCGCCGAGCACGACCGGGCCCGCCTCTGTGCCGTTGCGTCGTTCACGGCTTGCGGCCCAGGCCGCCGTGTTTGCCGATGGGTGCGTGGCCGCGTCCGGCGGGTTCTCCCGCCGCCGGGCCCGAGTCCCCCCGCATGGCCTGCGCCACAGTCCCGGAAAGCCGCGGCGACTATGGTGTCGCTGCGTGTCGATGCGAATCGAACACCAGGCAAGACCACCAGGAGCACCAGGAACGTCGGCGAGGGGCGCGCAGTGTCGGACGAGGGGCGGCTGGTCGCCGGGCGCTACCGGTTGATCGACCGGATCGGCCGCGGTGGCATGGGCACCGTGTGGCGCGCCGAGGACGAGGTCCTCAGCCGTCAGGTCGCCCTGAAGCGGCTGCACGTCCAGCCTCATCTGACCGACGACGAGCTCGCCACCCTCTACGAGCGCACCCGCCGCGAGGCGCGCAGCGCCGCCCGTATCGCCCACCCCAACGTGGTCGTCGTCCATGACGTCGTGGACGACCAGGGGCTGCCCTGCATCGTCATGGAATACGTCCCCTCGACCACCCTCGACGGGCTGCTCAAGAGGGGCGAGGTCCTCCCGCCCGCCGAGGCCGCCCGCATCGGCCTTGGCATGATCGCCGCGCTGCGTGCCGCGCACACGGCCGGGGTGCTGCACCGCGACGTCAAGCCCGGCAACGTGCTGCTGGGCGCCGACGGCCGCGTCGTGCTCACCGACTTCGGCATCGCGATGACGAGCGGCACCTCGACGCTGACGAAGACCGGCGAGATCGTCGGGTCGATCGACTACATCGCCCCCGAGCGGATGAAGGGCCGGAACTCCGGTCCCGCCGCGGACCTCTGGGCGCTGGGCGCGACCCTGTACCAGTCCGTCGAGGGACGGCCCCCGTTCCGCAAGGACACCGCGGTCGAGACGGCGTACGCCATCGTCGTCGACCCGCTCATCCCCATGAAGCAGGCCGGGGCCCTCGAACCCCTCATCGACGCCCTGCTGGCCAAGGACCCGGCGGAGCGGCCGTCGATGGAGGAGACGGAGCGGGCGCTGCGGGTGGTGGCGGCACAGGCTCCGACCCAGCCGCAGACGCAGCCCTTGTCGCAGCCGGGGCCGCAGCCGGCACCGACGCGTTCCCTGCCCACGCGGCCATCGGATCCCACGACCCTCGACAACGATGGCAGCGGTCGCCGCAAGGGCAAGGGCAAGGACACGGACCGCGGTGGCGGCGGACGCAAGCGCCGCCCTCTCGTCCTGAGCGCGCTCGCCCTGACCGTCGTGGGCGCGGCCGTCGCGGGCGGGCTGTACATGGCAGCGCACCGCGACAGCGGCTCGCGCGCGCACGGCACCGCTGCGGCGTCCACGTCCACGCCCACGGCCGCGCCTGTCCCCAAGGGTTTCCACCTGGTGGAGGAGAAGACGCTGGGTGCCTCCTATGCCGTCCCGGACGGCTGGAAGCGCGGCAAACCGAGCTCCGAGCAGGTCAGCTACACCGACCCGTCCGGCCTGGTGGAGCTCACCGTCGGCACGGTGGACCCCGCGGGCCCGAACCCCGAGTCGCACTTCAAGAACATCGAGGCGAACACCAAGCTCAACTACGCCACGTACCGGAGGATCCGGATGGAGCGGACCGCCTTCCAGGGCAAGGCCGCGGCGGTCTGGGAGTTCACCTTCAAGGGGCGGGTGCGGGCGTTCCGCGCCATCGACCTGGGCTTCGGGCAGGAGGGCGGCAAGGAGTACGACATCTACCTCTCGGCGCCGGAGGCCCGTTGGGACAAGTACCGCCCGGTCTTCGACAAGGTCAAGGCAGGCTTCCGCACCGACTGAAGCGCGCACCGGCCGCGTAGCGACGCACACTTTCGGGTGAGCGGAAGGCGGTGCGCGCGTTCAAATCAACTCCCCGGGTACGCAACCCGGAAGAGGACTGGCCCCTCCTAGATAACAGTCGAACCAACCCGGGTGCTCGGAGAGGACTGTCTGGTGGCCCGTCAGTTGTCCCGCCGCAGGTTCATGGTCTACACGCTGGCGGCGTCCACCCTGACCGTCGCGGCGCCGCTCGGCTGCGACGGATCCTCGGCGGAGGGCGTCGAGCCCACCGCCGACGGCGTCCGCACCCCTTCCGACGTCCTCGTGACCGGCACTGACGAGGAGATGCTGGTCCTGGAGGTCACCGCGGCCAACAGGGTGGTCGTACGGCTGCCGCGCGTCGAGGTCGGCCAGGGCATCACGACCGCGGTCGCCATGATGATCGCCGAGGAGCTGGACGCCCGGCTCGCCGACGTCGACATTCCGCTCGCCGAGGCCCGGACCAAGGGGAACCAGTACACCGGCGGCTCGAACTCGGTCGGTTCGCTGTACGGTCCCGCCCGCGAGCTGGCGGCCACCGCGCGCGCCAAGCTGGTGACCGCGGCCGCCCGGCGCTGGCACCTGTCGCCACGGCTGCTGCGTACCCGGGACACGATGGTGATCGCCCCCGACGGGCGTACGGCCACCTTCGGGTCGCTGACCGAGAGCGCCGCCCGGATCCACCGGCCCGCCGTGTCGACCAAGCCCAAACCGGCGTCCGAGCACCGGGTGATCGGGCGGCCGACGACGCGGATCGACGCGCGGGACATCGTCACCGGTAAGGCGAAGTACGCCGGGGACCTGAAGGTGGCCGGAGCGAAGCCGACCGTGGTGGCGCGTCCGCCGACGCTCGGCGGGAAGGTGGTCTCGGTCGACGACCGGGCGGCCCGCGCCCTGCCGGGCGTGCACGCGGTCGTCAGGGTCGCCGGTGGTGTCGCCGTGGTCGCGGAATCCTTCCACCACGCCTTCAAGGCCAGGGACGCCCTGCGGATCACCTGGGCGCCGGGCCCGCTCGCGGCGCTGTCCGACGCCGCCATCCGGTCCCGGCTGCGAGCCGCCGTCCCGCCGCTCGGGACCCCGCTGCTCGGAACGAGGCAGGTGACGGGCGAGTTCGAGTTCGCGTTCGTCAGCCATGCCCCCATGGAGGTGCTGACCGCGGTCGCGGACGTGCGCGCCGACCGTGCCGAGCTCTGGTTCTCCTCCCAGACGCCGATGGACGCGCGCGACAGCATCGCCTCGGCGGTCGGGCTGCCGGCGTCGAAGGTACGGGTCCATGTCACGCGGGGCGGCGGCTCGTTCGGACGGCGGCTGAACTTCGACGCCGCGATCGAGGCGGCCCTGATCTCCAAGGCGGCGCACCGGCCGGTGAAGCTGATGTGGAGCCGCAACGACGACATCCGGCACGGCCGGATGCGCCCGGCCAGCCACCACAGGATCCGGGCCAGCCACGCGGGCGGCAGGGTGGTGGCCTTCACCCACATGATGGCCTCGGTGAACGAGTCCTATGAGCGGGAGGGTCCGGCCGCCCAGGGCGGCGTCACCGGCGCCGTTTCCGTCAGCCGGGCGGCGGGGCCGCTGCCCAGCGACAGCGGCCTGTACAACTTCGGGCGCGTCTCGGGGGACTCGGGCGGGGTGGAGCTGGCGATGCCTCTCGGCGCCTGGCGTTCGGTGGACTCCGGGACGATGCGGACGGCGGAGGAGATCGTCGTCGACGAGGTCGCGGGGAGCCTGGGCGAGGACCCGGTCGCGTTCCGGCGTACGACACTCAGGAGCAAGAGGGTCAAGGCCGTGCTCGACAAGGTCGCGAGCGCCGGGAACTGGGGCCGGGCCATGCCGGACGGCCAGGCCCAGGGCGTGGCCGTCCACGAGGAGTACGGCTCCTGTGTGGCCTGCCTGGTCGAGATCGACGCCACCGACCCGAAGAAACCCCGGGTGACCAAGGTGGTGATGGCGGCCGACGTCGGAACGGCCGTCAACCCGCGTGGCCTGGAGGCCCAGCTCATGGGCACCGCCACCGACGGCATCTCCACCGTGCTGCAGGCGGGCCTGCACATCGACCGGGGCGCCGTCCGCGAGGGCAGCTTCGCCGACTTCCACTACGCCCGTCAGCGGCACGCCCCGCTGCACTTCGAGGCGCACATCATGCCCTCCCGACGGGACCCCGGCGGGGCGGGCGAACTCGGCGTCCCCGCTGCGGCGGGCGCCGTCGCCAACGCCTACGCCCGCGCGACGGGTACCCGCCCCCGCCGATTCCCGATCAACTTCTGAGACGGTGCCGATGCCCTCCTACTCTTTCCTGCTCAACGGG harbors:
- a CDS encoding DUF5994 family protein, with product MATVVEPLPSLPLARLRLAPHSVMPRRIDGAWWPRSRDLLTELPLLIGALPRAWGQITAVTVNTAMWPASPGRMLVANHVVRLRRAAGAHGRHTIGLLSQGRGRWDLLVVPPEVDAADAEPLMAAAAVDAG
- a CDS encoding DUF5994 family protein; protein product: MSSTFDHRDPPPRQERPDAPTARLALKATGASRGLLDGAWWPRSRDLARELPALIDVLDPLWGRITRIAVNPTHWPVVPRQIPVRGHVVKVGWFTTELDPHKILLLSYTAGRWDLLVIPPGTGAASAARLMKAAVEYDGPPLTASALMAAEAESPHDVSAADRTPDPEEAEESWEYEGGASSIHTIGTPLTAAPERPSRLIVGM
- a CDS encoding protein kinase, with the translated sequence MSDEGRLVAGRYRLIDRIGRGGMGTVWRAEDEVLSRQVALKRLHVQPHLTDDELATLYERTRREARSAARIAHPNVVVVHDVVDDQGLPCIVMEYVPSTTLDGLLKRGEVLPPAEAARIGLGMIAALRAAHTAGVLHRDVKPGNVLLGADGRVVLTDFGIAMTSGTSTLTKTGEIVGSIDYIAPERMKGRNSGPAADLWALGATLYQSVEGRPPFRKDTAVETAYAIVVDPLIPMKQAGALEPLIDALLAKDPAERPSMEETERALRVVAAQAPTQPQTQPLSQPGPQPAPTRSLPTRPSDPTTLDNDGSGRRKGKGKDTDRGGGGRKRRPLVLSALALTVVGAAVAGGLYMAAHRDSGSRAHGTAAASTSTPTAAPVPKGFHLVEEKTLGASYAVPDGWKRGKPSSEQVSYTDPSGLVELTVGTVDPAGPNPESHFKNIEANTKLNYATYRRIRMERTAFQGKAAAVWEFTFKGRVRAFRAIDLGFGQEGGKEYDIYLSAPEARWDKYRPVFDKVKAGFRTD
- a CDS encoding molybdopterin cofactor-binding domain-containing protein, producing MVYTLAASTLTVAAPLGCDGSSAEGVEPTADGVRTPSDVLVTGTDEEMLVLEVTAANRVVVRLPRVEVGQGITTAVAMMIAEELDARLADVDIPLAEARTKGNQYTGGSNSVGSLYGPARELAATARAKLVTAAARRWHLSPRLLRTRDTMVIAPDGRTATFGSLTESAARIHRPAVSTKPKPASEHRVIGRPTTRIDARDIVTGKAKYAGDLKVAGAKPTVVARPPTLGGKVVSVDDRAARALPGVHAVVRVAGGVAVVAESFHHAFKARDALRITWAPGPLAALSDAAIRSRLRAAVPPLGTPLLGTRQVTGEFEFAFVSHAPMEVLTAVADVRADRAELWFSSQTPMDARDSIASAVGLPASKVRVHVTRGGGSFGRRLNFDAAIEAALISKAAHRPVKLMWSRNDDIRHGRMRPASHHRIRASHAGGRVVAFTHMMASVNESYEREGPAAQGGVTGAVSVSRAAGPLPSDSGLYNFGRVSGDSGGVELAMPLGAWRSVDSGTMRTAEEIVVDEVAGSLGEDPVAFRRTTLRSKRVKAVLDKVASAGNWGRAMPDGQAQGVAVHEEYGSCVACLVEIDATDPKKPRVTKVVMAADVGTAVNPRGLEAQLMGTATDGISTVLQAGLHIDRGAVREGSFADFHYARQRHAPLHFEAHIMPSRRDPGGAGELGVPAAAGAVANAYARATGTRPRRFPINF